The sequence AGATAGTCTCAGAGATAACTTGCCACGCTAAGGGAGCAAGATACATAGAACCAGAAAGTTATTATCTCTTAGATATCGGCGGACAGGACACAAAATTTATAATGGTAGATAAGTCTGGAAAAATTATAGATTTTAAATTAAACGACAGGTGTTCGGCTGGAACAGGCAGATATATTGAAAATATGGCAAAAATATTAGATGTAAAAATCCAAGACTTTATAGACATGGCCGTTAGATCAGAAAAGCCATCCAATATAAACTCGATGTGTACTGTTTTTGCAGAAAGCGAAATAATAAGCTTGATTCATTCCAGGGAACAGATAGAAGACATTGCTGCGGGAGTGATAAAATCTCTAATATTCAGAACAAAAGCTTTGATTGGAACAAATAAGACAGACGAAAGCATATTGCTTTTAGGGGGGCTCTCAGAATTGCAGAATATAGAAATTTTATTCGAAAGATTTGATTTAAAAATCAAAAAAAAATCACTCTCAAGATACACGGGTGCCCTGGGAGCAGCACTGATTTTAGTCGACTAAATAAGTAGTTTAATAAAACTCACCCCTATTGACATTTTATCATAAAAAATTTATTATTATGAAAAATAAACAATAGGGGTGAAAAAATGCAAAGAACTGGTTTTCCATCTCCTGCAAGAAATTACGAAAAGCTTGATTTAGATTTAAACAGGTTGATAGTGGATAGCCCATCTTCAACCTTTTTCTTTAAGACAAAAAAGGATTATAAAGACCTGGATCTAAAAAGTGGCGACATCATAGTGGTCGACAGATCAAAACAGCCAAAGAGCTCGATGTTATCGGTTGTTTTATTGGATGGGCACCTTGCAATAAAGGATAGCTCTGACCTAAAGCCAGAAATAGAAATATTCGGCAAGATTACCTATGTCATTAGAAAACTTTGAAAGTTTTTTCGCGCTAATAGATTGCAACAACTTTTACGTGTCTTGCGAAAGATTGTTTAATCCAAGTCTACTAAACAAACCTGTCGTGGTATTGTCAAACAATGACGGTTGTATAATCGCAAGATCCAATGAAGCAAAGGCATTAGGAGTAAAAATGGGCGCTCCATACTTTCAAATAAGGGGTTATTTAGAAAGAAACGGGGCTGTGGTTATTTCATCAAATTATGAAATATATGAAGACATATCAAAAAGGTTTATAAACATAATAAGATCCAAAATATGTTTCGTAGAAGCATACTCAATAGATGAGGCATTCATAGAATTAAAGGGGATATTGAAAAAGAAAAGATTTGAATTTTGCAAAGAGCTAAAAGATGAAATATATCGTCTTATAGGCATACCTGTCTCGATAGGCATAGGGAGAACAAAAACCCTTGCAAAGGTTGCAAACAAGATAGCCAAAAGACACAAAGACCTAAATGGCGTATTTGATATAACTGACAATGAAGAGGGGGCCTTAAGAAACTTTGAAGCAAAAGACATTTGGGGGATTGGCAAGAGCAAGGCTAATTACTTGAAAAGCATAGGCATACAGAATGCCTTAGAATTATCAATGATAGACGACTCATTTGCCAAAAAATCTCTTAGCATAAAGGGGTTGGCTACAGTACTCGAGCTGAGGGGGATAAAGTGTATAAAGCTACAAGAAGAAAGACCCAAACAAAAAGAAATAATAGTATCAAGATCTTTTGGAACCGATGTTGATAACTTCAAAAGCTTAAGAGAGAGCGTGTCTTACTTTGCGATTACTGCTGTAAATAATATGAGAAGCTTAGATTTATATGCCAAAACTCTATTTGTTTTTATAACGTCAAGCCCATTCAAAGAGAATTTTTGCTCTTATCAAAAAGAAGTTAACTTCGATTTCTATACGCAGGATGTATTTCTTATATTAAATGCGGCCGAAGACTGCCTAAATGATATATTTAAATGCAACGTAAATTACAAAAAAGCGGGAGTTATATTAAAAAACCTATCGACAAGACAGGCCGCATTGGGAAATTTATTTACAAGTTTAGAAGACGAAAATAAATACAATCTTATGAGGTCTATCGATCTGCTGAACAAGAAAATAAAGAAAGACGCAGTTTTCTTCGCAGTTGAAGGAGTAGATAAAATTTGGCAAGCAAGAAGGGATCACAAAATAGCTAACCTAGCAAGTGAAATAGACATTATTTAACAAGATGTAAAAAATTCTTGGTATGTTACAATATACAAGCCTATGTCAAGAATTATAAGATGAGGGAGGAGAGAATTAGATGGATTTTTTACTTGCAATTAGTCCAATTGTACTTATTCTTTTAGGAATGACAATTTTTGCAAGATCGGGTTTTCTAATGTCAGTAGTAGCATGGATTTTCACGTTTTTCTTAGCACTTATTTTTTTTAAAACTCCATTCGACATTTGTTTAAACGCTACAATATTTGGCATCTTAAAATCTCTAAGCATTTCATTAGCGGTATTTTTTACTATGTTATTGATTTTCATAATGAAAATAACAAAGGCACTTGATTCAATTGCATACAGACTTAAGAGTACATGCAAAACAAAAGAAGAACAAATAATGTTCTTAGGGCTTGGTTTTGGCTCTCTTGCAACTTCTTTGGGCGTGGTAACCCCTGCTCTATTCCCACCGCTTCTCCTTGCCCTTGGATTTAGCCCGGTTACGTCTATAGCAATATCAGTTCTCTGTTACGATCCGCTAACATCATTTGCCCTTTTATCTATCCCGATAACAGTGCCTTCAGAAGTCGCATGGCAGGCATTCAAAATTCAACCTCAGGGCATAACAAATCTTGAAAACTTTATAAACTCATTTACATTAAACATATCAATATTTTTGCCATTTATTTCAGTAGGCTTTGCGTTTGTAATGCTATATTTTGTTGACGGAATAAAATCTATAAAAAAAGGATTTCTCAGCGCTCTCCTAAGTGGCTTGGTGCTTGGACTTAGCTGTTTGTTTTTTTCTATTACGAAGATATTTCCCGTTCAAATAATAGGAACGCTTTCAGGTTTCGTAACTATGATTTTCGTACTCATATATCAAAAAATTACAAACGCTCAAAAGGAAGCAGTCGAAGAAGAGAAAAAGCCAGAGATGTCACTTTTAAGAGCGGTATCCCCATGGATATTACTCTTTTCATTTGCGCTGATCACCAACCTTCCAGGCAACAGCAAGTTTTTATCAGATTTGCCTGGAAAATATGAAATAATACCCCTTTATAAAAATCAGCTGGTAGACCTTAACGTATTGTCATCTATATGGTTTTGGATAATGATAACAGCAATATTATCAGTCTTTTTGTTAAAACCCACCAAAGATCAGCTCTCTTCAACTATAAAATTATGGCTAAAGAGATCCTTTTCCCCTTTTGTAGCATATTCTATATGCTTTTCAATCGCAATGATAATGGCATGGTCAGCTATGTCAAATAATTCTGGAGTGTTAGTACCAGGTACTTACTACTCATCTTTTAATATGGATAGAATTATAGCCATCAAGATAGCAATGCTTTCAGGAGTAGTGTTCACTACGCTAATACCATATCTTGGACTAATAGGCTCGTTCATAGGAGGTTCAGAAACAGCTTCAAACGTATTCTTTGCAAAAATACTGTATGAATCTGTAAAGAGCGTCGGTTATGAAAATTATTTTATGATAATTTTTGGCGCACACGCGGTAGCAGGAGGAATTGCCTCAGCCATAACTCCGGCCAAGATTACTAACGCAGCTATGACAATAGGATGCAGCGGAAAAGAAGAATCAGAATTTATGAAAAAAGCCATATTGCCAGTTATAATTGGCACTTTTTTAACAGGAATAATTTTAACTATATTTATAGCTTTTAGTGTTAAATAATAGAAATAAAGCCTCCATTAGATCTAATGGAGGCTTTATTGTGAAAAAATACTGAATTATTTTCCTATAACAGGTATCAGGTTTGGAAATACATAAGCATACATCAAGCCAACAAGTCCTACTAAGATTGCAAGCAAGAAACTGTGGACAAGAGCCGACCTAAACAAAGGTCCGAAAGACTCCTCTGCTACTTTTCTATCGGTAAACGTAGCGGCCAAAGCAACGACAATTGACTGTGGGCTTATCATCTTGCCCATTACGCCACCGGCACTATTAAGCGCTGTAGATAAAATTGGATTTATGTGTAATTGTTCTGCAGTAATCTTTTGAAGGTTGCCAAAGAGCGCATTCGAAGACGTGTCTGAACCTGTCAAGAATACACCTAAGTATCCCAACATAGATGAGAAAAACGGAAAAGCTGAACCAGTAGATGCAAACGCCAATGCAAGTTGTACATCCATACCAGCATATTTATAAAGAAATGCTATCCCAACAATTGAAGGCACGACTATAAATGGTGCTTTCATTCTATTGAAGGTTATTGTAAAAGACTCTCCCCATTGTGAAGGAGATAGCTTTAGCCACAAACCAGAAAGAATAGCTGCAAACAAAATGCCTGTACCCGTAGCGCTAAGCAGTGGCAGGACAAAGACTGCATCCTTTAGGACTGTAGGCTTGGGCACTACAGGTGGAATCTTTGTAACGAGGCCATTTAAGCCCTCCATTGGGAACTTGAAAACAAGCATTGAACCAAGAACTTTTGATATTGATGGGGTTCCCCACATAATTATTATAACAACCAAGATTAGCCATGGCACCCAGGCATAGAAAGTTTCGCCAATCGAGTAATCCTTGGTAGCATTCTTTGCCCAATCTGCCATCCAAACGTTCTTTGGGGACCAAAAACGAAGAA is a genomic window of Thermodesulfobium sp. 4217-1 containing:
- a CDS encoding acyl-CoA dehydratase activase gives rise to the protein MSILGLDIGSRSIKWVLYDKGSNSILEKGILDSTPANLERIEGIIPPFDQIGLTGYGRHNLNNVLKVKSPKIVSEITCHAKGARYIEPESYYLLDIGGQDTKFIMVDKSGKIIDFKLNDRCSAGTGRYIENMAKILDVKIQDFIDMAVRSEKPSNINSMCTVFAESEIISLIHSREQIEDIAAGVIKSLIFRTKALIGTNKTDESILLLGGLSELQNIEILFERFDLKIKKKSLSRYTGALGAALILVD
- a CDS encoding DUF4113 domain-containing protein, whose product is MSLENFESFFALIDCNNFYVSCERLFNPSLLNKPVVVLSNNDGCIIARSNEAKALGVKMGAPYFQIRGYLERNGAVVISSNYEIYEDISKRFINIIRSKICFVEAYSIDEAFIELKGILKKKRFEFCKELKDEIYRLIGIPVSIGIGRTKTLAKVANKIAKRHKDLNGVFDITDNEEGALRNFEAKDIWGIGKSKANYLKSIGIQNALELSMIDDSFAKKSLSIKGLATVLELRGIKCIKLQEERPKQKEIIVSRSFGTDVDNFKSLRESVSYFAITAVNNMRSLDLYAKTLFVFITSSPFKENFCSYQKEVNFDFYTQDVFLILNAAEDCLNDIFKCNVNYKKAGVILKNLSTRQAALGNLFTSLEDENKYNLMRSIDLLNKKIKKDAVFFAVEGVDKIWQARRDHKIANLASEIDII
- a CDS encoding L-lactate permease; the encoded protein is MDFLLAISPIVLILLGMTIFARSGFLMSVVAWIFTFFLALIFFKTPFDICLNATIFGILKSLSISLAVFFTMLLIFIMKITKALDSIAYRLKSTCKTKEEQIMFLGLGFGSLATSLGVVTPALFPPLLLALGFSPVTSIAISVLCYDPLTSFALLSIPITVPSEVAWQAFKIQPQGITNLENFINSFTLNISIFLPFISVGFAFVMLYFVDGIKSIKKGFLSALLSGLVLGLSCLFFSITKIFPVQIIGTLSGFVTMIFVLIYQKITNAQKEAVEEEKKPEMSLLRAVSPWILLFSFALITNLPGNSKFLSDLPGKYEIIPLYKNQLVDLNVLSSIWFWIMITAILSVFLLKPTKDQLSSTIKLWLKRSFSPFVAYSICFSIAMIMAWSAMSNNSGVLVPGTYYSSFNMDRIIAIKIAMLSGVVFTTLIPYLGLIGSFIGGSETASNVFFAKILYESVKSVGYENYFMIIFGAHAVAGGIASAITPAKITNAAMTIGCSGKEESEFMKKAILPVIIGTFLTGIILTIFIAFSVK
- a CDS encoding L-lactate permease — protein: MFVQNYDPLNNFALSVFCAALPLIILLYLLALHPGKDSQGRSKLGVDARFATVTAAVVALIIAVGVFRMPATQAFLAWFLGALIGLYPICWIVITVLFLYAMTVISGSFDVMRHSIMKITQDKRVQVLIVAFGFGAFLEGAAGFGTPVAVCAAILVGMGIAPLEAALLCLLGDTAPVAFGGVGIPMIIMGSVTGLPVNDMTAMVGRILPFFSFIIPFWIMFTYVILLEKKSMSDLFEVFPAAFVSGISFALTQYFLAQHLGPQLIDILAGIVSIACLAIFLRFWSPKNVWMADWAKNATKDYSIGETFYAWVPWLILVVIIIMWGTPSISKVLGSMLVFKFPMEGLNGLVTKIPPVVPKPTVLKDAVFVLPLLSATGTGILFAAILSGLWLKLSPSQWGESFTITFNRMKAPFIVVPSIVGIAFLYKYAGMDVQLALAFASTGSAFPFFSSMLGYLGVFLTGSDTSSNALFGNLQKITAEQLHINPILSTALNSAGGVMGKMISPQSIVVALAATFTDRKVAEESFGPLFRSALVHSFLLAILVGLVGLMYAYVFPNLIPVIGK